Proteins from a single region of Sinorhizobium alkalisoli:
- the xylF gene encoding D-xylose ABC transporter substrate-binding protein — MKSVLKLMAGAAIIASMHSAALAKDLVIGVSWSNFQEERWKTDEAAIKAALEASGDKYISADAQSSAAKQLTDIESLIAQGANALIVLAQDSDAIAPAIEKATAEGIPVVGYDRLIENPDAFYITFDNKEVGRMQAREVFKVKPEGNYVFIKGSSSDPNADFLFAGQMEVLQEAVDAGKIKNVGEAYTDGWKPENAQKNMEQFLTANDNKVDAVVASNDGTAGGAIAALSAQGLAGSVPVSGQDGDHAALNRVALGTQTVSVWKDARELGKKAAEIAATLAGGKTMDEIEGVQTFNGGPKGVEMKSVFLAPMPITKDNLNVVIDAGWISKDAACQGVPGGSVAACN, encoded by the coding sequence ATGAAATCCGTTTTGAAGCTGATGGCGGGTGCCGCCATCATCGCATCCATGCATTCCGCAGCGCTCGCCAAGGACCTCGTCATCGGCGTCTCCTGGTCGAACTTCCAGGAAGAGCGCTGGAAAACCGACGAGGCCGCAATCAAGGCCGCGCTTGAAGCCTCCGGCGACAAGTATATCTCGGCCGACGCGCAGTCCTCCGCCGCCAAGCAGCTGACCGACATCGAGTCGCTGATCGCCCAGGGCGCCAATGCGCTGATTGTGCTGGCGCAGGACTCCGACGCGATTGCGCCGGCGATCGAAAAGGCGACCGCTGAGGGCATCCCGGTCGTCGGCTATGACCGCCTGATCGAAAACCCGGACGCCTTCTACATCACCTTCGACAACAAGGAAGTGGGCCGCATGCAGGCGCGCGAGGTGTTCAAGGTGAAGCCGGAAGGCAATTACGTCTTCATCAAGGGCTCCTCCTCCGATCCGAACGCCGATTTCCTCTTCGCCGGCCAGATGGAAGTGCTGCAGGAAGCGGTTGACGCCGGCAAGATCAAGAATGTCGGCGAAGCCTATACCGATGGCTGGAAGCCGGAAAACGCCCAGAAGAACATGGAACAGTTCTTGACCGCCAACGACAACAAGGTCGATGCGGTCGTCGCCTCCAATGACGGCACCGCCGGCGGCGCGATCGCGGCGCTTTCCGCCCAGGGTCTTGCCGGCTCCGTTCCGGTCTCCGGCCAGGACGGCGACCACGCCGCGCTCAACCGTGTCGCCCTCGGCACGCAGACGGTCTCCGTCTGGAAGGATGCCCGCGAACTCGGCAAGAAGGCGGCCGAGATCGCCGCAACACTCGCCGGCGGCAAGACCATGGACGAGATCGAAGGCGTACAGACCTTCAACGGCGGTCCGAAGGGCGTCGAGATGAAGTCGGTCTTCCTGGCGCCGATGCCGATCACCAAGGACAATCTGAACGTCGTCATCGACGCCGGCTGGATTTCCAAGGACGCCGCCTGCCAGGGCGTTCCTGGCGGCTCGGTTGCAGCCTGCAACTGA
- a CDS encoding sugar ABC transporter permease has product MADTTNTAHFNRARSATESPVKRFFRATEIDTRLLGMVGAMLIIWLGFDMLSGGLFLTPRNLWNLSVQTASIAVMATGMVLVIVTRNIDLSVGSILGFVGMIMGVLQAELLPQLLGFNHPATWVITLLAGLALGASIGALHGMIIAFLNVPSFIVTLGGLLVWRGATWFVTSGRTVAPMDATFRLMGGGTAGSIGATASWIVGVIACVAIVASILHSRRQRKRFGFPLRPVWAEYFLSVVGCALVLGAVAIVNSYPWPVNIARRYAEANSIAWPDGGLFIAHGIAVPVLIAIVIGIIMTFISTRLRFGRYVFAIGGNPEAAELAGIKTRWVTVRIFALMGMLCAVAAAISTARLNAATNAQGELDELYTIAAAVIGGTSLAGGMGTIAGAMLGALVMQSLQSGMVLVGIDSPLQRIVVGVVLVTAVWLDTVYRARAK; this is encoded by the coding sequence ATGGCCGACACGACGAATACCGCACATTTCAATCGCGCCCGCAGCGCCACCGAAAGCCCGGTGAAGCGCTTCTTCCGCGCCACCGAAATCGACACCCGCCTGCTCGGCATGGTCGGCGCGATGCTGATCATCTGGCTCGGCTTCGACATGCTCTCCGGCGGCCTCTTCCTGACGCCGCGCAACCTCTGGAACCTTTCCGTCCAGACCGCCTCGATCGCCGTGATGGCGACCGGCATGGTGCTCGTCATCGTCACGCGCAACATCGATCTTTCGGTCGGCTCCATCCTCGGCTTCGTCGGCATGATCATGGGCGTGCTGCAGGCGGAACTCCTGCCGCAGCTCCTCGGCTTCAATCATCCTGCCACCTGGGTCATCACGCTTCTGGCCGGCCTCGCCCTCGGTGCGTCGATCGGCGCGCTGCACGGCATGATCATCGCCTTTCTGAACGTGCCGTCCTTCATCGTCACGCTCGGCGGCCTGCTCGTCTGGCGCGGCGCCACCTGGTTCGTCACCAGCGGCCGCACCGTCGCGCCGATGGACGCGACCTTCCGCCTGATGGGCGGCGGCACCGCCGGCTCGATTGGCGCGACCGCGAGCTGGATCGTCGGCGTCATCGCCTGCGTGGCGATCGTCGCCAGCATCCTGCACTCGCGCCGGCAGCGCAAACGCTTCGGCTTCCCGCTCCGCCCGGTCTGGGCCGAGTATTTCCTCTCCGTGGTCGGCTGTGCCCTCGTGCTCGGCGCGGTGGCGATCGTCAACAGCTACCCCTGGCCGGTCAACATCGCACGCCGCTACGCGGAGGCAAACAGCATCGCCTGGCCCGATGGCGGCCTCTTCATCGCCCACGGCATCGCCGTTCCGGTGCTGATCGCGATCGTCATCGGCATAATCATGACCTTCATCTCGACGCGCCTGCGCTTCGGCCGCTACGTCTTCGCGATCGGCGGCAATCCGGAGGCGGCCGAACTCGCCGGCATCAAGACCCGCTGGGTCACCGTCCGCATCTTCGCGCTGATGGGCATGCTCTGCGCCGTCGCCGCCGCGATATCGACGGCCCGTCTCAACGCCGCCACCAATGCGCAAGGCGAGCTCGACGAGCTCTACACGATCGCCGCGGCCGTCATCGGCGGCACCTCGCTTGCCGGCGGCATGGGCACGATCGCCGGCGCCATGCTCGGTGCGCTCGTCATGCAGTCGCTGCAGTCGGGCATGGTGCTGGTCGGCATCGACAGCCCGCTGCAGCGCATCGTCGTCGGCGTCGTGCTCGTCACCGCCGTCTGGCTCGACACCGTTTACCGCGCCCGCGCCAAGTAA
- a CDS encoding ATP-binding cassette domain-containing protein has product MTEQRTPLVEMKNISISFGGIHAVDNASVDLYPGEVVALLGHNGAGKSTLIKILSGAYRRDAGEILINGEPAEISNPRDAKKYGIETIYQTLAVADNVDAAANLYLGRELRTPWGTLDDVAMEAKAREVMGRLNPNFQRFKEPVKALSGGQRQSVAIARAILFDARILIMDEPTAALGPQETAQVGELIKQLKREGIGIFLISHDIHDVFDLADRVSVMKNGQVVGHARTEDVTKDEVLGMIIMGKVPPKAIPGPGAMQMA; this is encoded by the coding sequence ATGACCGAACAACGCACTCCGCTCGTGGAAATGAAGAACATTTCCATCTCCTTCGGCGGCATCCATGCGGTGGACAACGCCTCCGTCGATCTCTACCCCGGCGAGGTCGTGGCCCTTCTCGGCCACAACGGCGCCGGCAAATCGACGCTGATCAAGATCCTTTCGGGCGCCTACCGGCGCGATGCCGGGGAGATCCTGATCAATGGCGAGCCGGCCGAGATCAGCAATCCGCGCGACGCCAAGAAATACGGCATCGAGACGATCTACCAGACGCTCGCCGTCGCCGACAATGTCGACGCCGCCGCCAACCTCTATCTCGGCCGCGAACTGCGCACCCCCTGGGGCACGCTCGACGACGTGGCGATGGAGGCGAAGGCCCGCGAGGTGATGGGGCGATTGAACCCCAACTTCCAGCGCTTCAAGGAGCCGGTGAAGGCGCTTTCCGGCGGCCAGCGGCAATCAGTGGCAATCGCCCGCGCCATCCTCTTCGACGCCCGCATCCTGATCATGGACGAGCCGACGGCGGCGCTCGGCCCCCAGGAGACGGCGCAGGTCGGCGAGCTCATCAAGCAATTGAAGCGCGAGGGCATCGGCATCTTCCTGATCAGCCACGACATCCACGACGTCTTCGACCTCGCCGACCGCGTCTCGGTGATGAAAAACGGCCAGGTCGTCGGCCACGCCCGCACCGAGGACGTGACCAAGGACGAAGTGCTCGGCATGATCATCATGGGCAAGGTGCCGCCCAAGGCCATCCCCGGCCCCGGCGCGATGCAGATGGCCTGA
- a CDS encoding carboxynorspermidine decarboxylase, translating to MHLTTPYYLIDKSRLLRNMEKIARLREASGAKALLALKCFATWSVFDLMRDYMDGTTSSSLNEVRLGHERFGGETHAYSVAYADYEIDEVVSHADKIIFNSIGQLERFADRASGIARGLRLNPQVSSSSFDLADPARPFSRLGEWDVAKVERVMERISGFMIHNNCENADFDLFDRMLGVIEERFAPLLKKAEWVSLGGGIHFTGEDYPVECFAERLKRFSGDYGVQVYLEPGEASITKSTTLEVTVLDTLYNGKHLAIVDSSIEAHMLDLLIFRESAKLRPNKGPHRYMVCGKSCLAGDIFGEFDFEKELKVGDRISIEDAAGYTMVKKNWFNGVKMPAIAIRELDGSITTVREFTYADYEQSLS from the coding sequence ATGCATCTGACGACACCCTATTACCTGATCGACAAGTCCAGGCTCCTCCGCAATATGGAGAAGATCGCGCGGCTGCGAGAGGCATCCGGCGCCAAGGCGCTGCTCGCGCTGAAATGCTTCGCCACCTGGTCGGTCTTCGACCTGATGCGCGACTACATGGACGGCACCACCTCCTCTTCGCTCAACGAGGTTCGTCTTGGGCATGAGCGCTTCGGCGGTGAGACGCATGCCTATTCGGTCGCCTATGCGGATTACGAGATCGACGAGGTCGTCAGCCACGCCGACAAGATCATCTTCAACTCGATCGGCCAACTGGAGCGTTTCGCCGACAGGGCTTCCGGCATCGCCCGGGGCCTGCGCCTCAACCCGCAGGTGAGCTCCTCGAGCTTCGATCTCGCCGATCCCGCCCGGCCCTTCTCCCGCCTCGGCGAGTGGGATGTCGCCAAGGTCGAGCGGGTGATGGAGCGGATCTCCGGCTTCATGATCCACAACAATTGCGAGAATGCCGATTTCGACCTCTTCGACCGCATGCTCGGCGTCATCGAGGAGCGGTTCGCGCCGCTCTTGAAGAAGGCCGAATGGGTGAGCCTCGGCGGCGGCATCCATTTCACCGGCGAGGACTATCCGGTCGAGTGCTTCGCCGAACGGCTGAAGCGCTTTTCCGGCGACTATGGGGTTCAGGTCTATCTGGAGCCGGGCGAGGCATCGATCACCAAATCGACGACGCTCGAGGTGACGGTGCTCGATACGCTCTATAACGGCAAACACCTCGCCATCGTCGACTCCTCGATCGAGGCGCACATGCTCGACCTGCTCATCTTCCGCGAAAGTGCCAAGCTTCGGCCGAATAAGGGCCCACACCGCTACATGGTCTGCGGCAAGTCCTGCCTTGCCGGCGATATCTTCGGCGAGTTCGATTTCGAGAAGGAACTGAAGGTCGGCGACCGCATCTCGATCGAGGATGCGGCCGGTTACACCATGGTCAAGAAGAACTGGTTCAACGGCGTGAAGATGCCGGCGATCGCCATCAGGGAACTCGATGGCAGCATCACAACGGTCCGCGAATTCACCTACGCGGATTACGAACAGAGCCTCTCCTGA
- a CDS encoding saccharopine dehydrogenase family protein, with protein sequence MKKNVLIIGAGGVAQVAAHKCAQNNDVLGDIHIASRTRAKCDRIIESVHEKKALKQPGVLEAHALDALDIEATKALIRKTGAEIVINVGTAFLNMSVLRACMDTGAAYVDTAIHEEPGKICETPPWYGNYEWKRAAECEEKGITAILGAGFDPGVVNAYARLAKDEYLDKVTDVDIVDINAGSHGKYFATNFDPEINFREFTGVVYSWQNNEWQVNRMFEIGKEYDLPVVGKRKAYLCGHDEVHSLAKNMDGADVRFWMGFSDHYINVFTVLKNIGLLSEQPVTTAEGLEVIPLKLVKACLPDPASLAPEYEGKTCIGDFVKGIKDGKERTVFIYNVADHKEAYNEVGSQGISYTAGVPPVAAAMLIATGEWDVKKMANVEELPPKPFIDILNRIGLPTRIKDENGDRAVSFEMAAA encoded by the coding sequence ATGAAGAAGAACGTGCTCATCATCGGCGCCGGCGGCGTCGCACAGGTGGCGGCGCATAAATGCGCCCAGAACAACGACGTGCTCGGCGACATCCATATCGCTTCGCGCACCAGGGCGAAGTGCGACAGGATCATCGAGTCGGTCCATGAGAAGAAGGCGTTGAAACAGCCGGGCGTGCTCGAGGCCCATGCACTCGACGCGCTCGACATCGAAGCGACGAAGGCACTGATCCGGAAGACCGGCGCGGAGATCGTCATCAATGTCGGCACCGCCTTCCTCAACATGTCGGTTCTTCGCGCCTGCATGGACACGGGCGCCGCCTATGTCGACACCGCCATCCATGAAGAGCCCGGCAAGATCTGCGAGACGCCGCCGTGGTACGGCAATTACGAGTGGAAGCGCGCCGCCGAATGCGAGGAAAAGGGCATCACCGCCATCCTCGGCGCCGGCTTCGATCCGGGCGTCGTCAACGCCTATGCGCGGCTTGCCAAGGACGAGTATCTCGACAAGGTGACGGATGTCGACATCGTCGACATCAATGCCGGCAGCCACGGCAAGTACTTCGCCACCAATTTCGATCCGGAAATCAATTTCCGCGAGTTCACCGGCGTCGTCTATTCCTGGCAGAACAATGAGTGGCAGGTGAACCGGATGTTCGAGATCGGCAAGGAATACGACCTGCCGGTGGTCGGCAAGCGCAAGGCCTATCTCTGCGGCCATGACGAGGTGCACTCGCTCGCCAAGAACATGGACGGCGCGGACGTGCGCTTCTGGATGGGTTTCTCCGACCATTACATCAACGTCTTCACCGTCCTCAAGAACATCGGCCTGCTCTCCGAGCAGCCGGTCACGACGGCGGAGGGGCTGGAGGTCATCCCGCTCAAACTCGTGAAGGCCTGCCTGCCGGATCCGGCGTCGCTCGCGCCGGAATATGAAGGCAAGACCTGCATCGGCGACTTCGTGAAGGGGATCAAGGACGGCAAGGAGCGAACGGTCTTCATCTACAATGTCGCCGATCACAAGGAAGCCTACAACGAGGTCGGCTCCCAGGGCATCTCCTACACCGCCGGCGTGCCGCCGGTGGCCGCGGCCATGCTGATCGCCACCGGAGAGTGGGACGTGAAGAAGATGGCGAATGTCGAGGAACTGCCGCCGAAGCCCTTTATCGACATCCTCAACCGCATCGGCCTGCCGACCCGCATCAAGGATGAGAACGGCGACCGGGCGGTGAGCTTCGAAATGGCCGCGGCCTAA
- a CDS encoding OsmC family protein, which yields MNEHVVNSVRVNGLNVQAALETIAAIKADKSLARFEFRARNRWIDGGENRSTIKDFYGAGREDCSRMSAFEFTNGEPPVLLGNNEGANPVEFLLHALAGCVTTTFILHAMARGITVRELRTELEGDIDLQGLLGLDDAVSPGYEQIRIRMHVKADCPEKDLDDLLAYTQQHSPVCNTVCRPVPVIIERAMD from the coding sequence ATGAATGAGCACGTCGTGAACAGCGTCCGCGTAAACGGTCTCAATGTGCAGGCAGCGCTTGAGACGATCGCCGCGATCAAGGCGGACAAAAGCCTCGCCCGTTTCGAATTCCGGGCGCGCAACCGGTGGATCGACGGCGGGGAGAACCGCTCGACCATCAAGGATTTCTACGGGGCCGGGCGTGAAGACTGCTCGCGCATGTCGGCATTCGAGTTCACCAATGGCGAGCCGCCGGTGCTGCTCGGAAACAATGAAGGCGCCAATCCTGTCGAATTTCTTCTGCATGCCCTGGCGGGTTGCGTCACGACGACCTTCATCTTGCATGCGATGGCGCGCGGGATCACCGTCCGTGAGCTCCGGACAGAGCTCGAAGGAGACATCGACCTGCAGGGGCTGCTCGGTCTCGACGACGCCGTTTCGCCCGGATATGAGCAGATCCGCATCCGCATGCATGTCAAGGCGGACTGCCCGGAGAAGGATCTTGACGATCTGCTGGCCTACACCCAGCAGCATTCGCCCGTCTGCAATACGGTCTGTCGGCCCGTGCCGGTCATCATCGAGCGCGCGATGGATTAG
- a CDS encoding GlxA family transcriptional regulator: protein MKPAVKAFIVALPETAGSALYGIVDVLAATGTLWRELVGAEPGVGLIRPMIVSPSRQSFRCGNGIPVSPDLAMEEARDADIVIVPELWLAPDDDMRTRYPQVKQWIIDRYREGSTIYSACSGSVLLAATGLLDGREATSHWGYQDLFRRRFPDVRFNPTPNLVFGDPAGRIVTAGGTTSWHDLVIHIVARHCSPGEALRIAKVYLLKWHGEGQLPYTSLVRHQPHADAAVRRAEEWLAANFRLPNPVAGAVAACGIAERSLKRRFKAATGSTPMERVQNLRIEEAKRLLEAGGGASSEDIAPEVGYENPAFFRRLFKRHTGLTTAEYRRMFRSISLAADSRDEREAAEGHARAS from the coding sequence GTGAAACCAGCCGTCAAAGCCTTCATCGTGGCCCTGCCGGAAACCGCAGGCTCCGCGCTCTACGGAATTGTCGACGTCCTCGCCGCGACAGGCACGCTCTGGCGGGAACTGGTGGGCGCGGAACCCGGCGTCGGGCTCATACGTCCAATGATCGTCTCCCCGTCACGGCAATCGTTCCGCTGCGGAAACGGCATTCCGGTCTCCCCCGATCTCGCAATGGAAGAGGCGCGCGACGCGGACATCGTGATCGTGCCTGAACTCTGGCTCGCCCCCGACGACGACATGCGCACACGCTATCCGCAAGTGAAGCAATGGATAATCGATCGCTATCGGGAGGGAAGCACCATCTATTCCGCTTGCTCCGGTTCGGTGCTACTTGCGGCAACCGGTTTGCTCGATGGTCGCGAGGCGACATCGCATTGGGGATATCAGGATCTCTTCCGTCGGCGCTTTCCCGACGTGCGCTTCAATCCAACCCCCAACCTGGTCTTCGGCGATCCCGCCGGCCGCATCGTCACGGCCGGCGGCACGACCTCCTGGCACGATCTGGTGATCCACATCGTCGCGCGTCATTGCAGTCCCGGCGAAGCTCTGAGGATCGCCAAGGTCTATCTCTTGAAATGGCACGGGGAGGGTCAGCTTCCCTATACGAGCCTGGTGCGGCACCAGCCGCATGCGGATGCGGCGGTCCGACGGGCCGAGGAATGGCTCGCCGCCAACTTCCGGCTGCCAAATCCGGTCGCGGGCGCCGTGGCCGCTTGTGGCATCGCCGAACGAAGCCTGAAGCGACGGTTCAAGGCGGCGACCGGGTCGACCCCGATGGAGCGCGTACAGAACCTGCGTATCGAAGAGGCCAAACGACTCCTGGAAGCCGGCGGCGGGGCTTCGTCGGAAGATATCGCGCCAGAAGTCGGTTACGAGAACCCGGCCTTCTTCCGGCGGCTGTTCAAGCGCCATACCGGGCTGACAACCGCAGAATACCGGCGAATGTTTCGCTCTATCTCCCTGGCGGCCGACAGCCGGGATGAGCGGGAAGCTGCCGAGGGGCATGCCCGCGCCAGCTGA
- a CDS encoding DUF488 domain-containing protein — translation MGELRLKRVYEAPGPDDGTRILVDRLWPRGIAKEKARIDLWLKEIAPSDALRKRFHGKPDDWEAFCEAYAGELEGGAAQAAAAGELLDRLAQGPVTLLYAARDESRNNAVALKDWLERRGEGSPG, via the coding sequence ATGGGGGAACTGCGACTGAAACGTGTCTATGAAGCGCCGGGGCCGGACGACGGAACGCGCATTCTCGTCGACCGGCTGTGGCCGCGCGGCATCGCCAAAGAGAAGGCGCGGATCGACCTCTGGCTGAAGGAGATCGCGCCGAGCGACGCGCTGCGCAAGCGCTTCCATGGCAAGCCGGACGACTGGGAGGCGTTCTGCGAAGCCTATGCCGGCGAACTGGAAGGCGGGGCTGCACAGGCGGCGGCGGCAGGCGAGCTTCTCGACCGGCTGGCGCAAGGACCGGTGACGCTGCTTTATGCGGCGCGCGACGAGAGCCGCAACAATGCGGTCGCGCTGAAGGATTGGCTGGAGCGACGGGGGGAGGGGTCGCCGGGGTAG
- a CDS encoding EF-hand domain-containing protein: MLSMRLPAVAALAVIMTLGSTNIAAAQAADAPQEPEAAPEAPQAETPDQAPQAGQQRAMPRDMMRQGRMGYHGRMMGGRGHMMKMMFAIADADGNDALSFEEISTIHKRIFDAIDADGNGEVTQEEVEAFMRE, from the coding sequence ATGTTATCGATGCGATTGCCAGCGGTGGCCGCCCTCGCTGTCATCATGACCCTGGGCTCGACGAACATCGCCGCCGCCCAGGCGGCCGATGCGCCTCAGGAACCGGAGGCCGCGCCGGAGGCGCCGCAGGCGGAAACGCCGGATCAGGCGCCCCAGGCGGGGCAGCAGCGCGCGATGCCGCGCGACATGATGCGGCAGGGCCGTATGGGATATCACGGCCGGATGATGGGGGGACGCGGGCACATGATGAAGATGATGTTCGCGATCGCCGATGCCGACGGCAACGATGCGCTCTCCTTCGAGGAGATCAGCACCATTCACAAGCGCATTTTTGACGCGATCGACGCCGACGGCAATGGCGAGGTGACGCAGGAGGAGGTCGAGGCCTTCATGCGCGAATAG
- a CDS encoding FAD-binding oxidoreductase, producing the protein MNDMSLTNLQAGKTTVGAAAVEALQGRLRGRVLKQGDPGYEEARSIWNAMTDRRPGLIVQCAGASDVINAVRFAAESQLLVAVRGGGHNIAGNAVCDGGLMIDLSPMKSVRVDATTKRAWVEPGATLADVDKETQAFGLALPVGINSTTGIAGLALGGGFGWTARKFGLTCDNLLSADVVTANGELLRANPTEHRDLFWALKGGGGNFGVVTAFEFALHELGPEVLSGLVVHPFDDARQVLAQYRQALEAAPDELTCWVVLRQAPPLTFIPEEWHGKEVVVLAICYCGDIAAGEKATAALRAIGNPIVDVVSPHPFLAWEQAFDPLLTPGARNYWKSHDLLELSDAAIDVLIEAIRKLPGPECEVFIGHVGGLAGRIAAEETAFPQRHSHFVMNVHARWREPAMDETCIGWARQVYEAMRPHAAGTVYVNFMPADEVNRVEAAYGGNYHRLVEVKRRYDPGNLFRMNQNVQPVDARGAA; encoded by the coding sequence ATGAACGATATGAGCCTCACCAATCTGCAAGCAGGAAAAACAACCGTCGGCGCCGCGGCTGTCGAAGCGCTTCAAGGCCGATTGCGCGGGCGGGTGCTGAAGCAAGGTGATCCGGGTTACGAGGAGGCGCGCTCGATCTGGAATGCGATGACCGACCGCAGGCCCGGCTTGATCGTGCAATGCGCCGGCGCGTCCGACGTCATCAATGCCGTTCGCTTCGCGGCGGAGAGCCAGTTGCTGGTGGCGGTGCGGGGCGGCGGCCACAACATCGCCGGCAATGCCGTGTGCGACGGCGGGCTGATGATCGACCTCTCGCCCATGAAATCCGTGCGCGTCGATGCGACGACGAAACGGGCCTGGGTGGAACCCGGCGCGACGCTCGCCGATGTCGACAAGGAAACCCAGGCCTTCGGACTGGCGCTGCCCGTCGGCATCAACTCCACCACCGGCATTGCGGGACTGGCGCTTGGCGGCGGGTTCGGCTGGACCGCGCGCAAATTCGGCCTGACCTGCGACAACCTGCTCTCCGCGGACGTGGTGACGGCGAACGGCGAGCTGCTGCGCGCGAATCCCACGGAGCATCGCGACCTTTTCTGGGCCTTGAAGGGCGGCGGCGGCAATTTCGGCGTCGTCACGGCTTTCGAATTCGCCCTGCACGAGCTCGGCCCAGAGGTGCTTTCGGGGCTGGTCGTGCACCCCTTCGACGATGCGCGCCAAGTCCTTGCGCAATACCGGCAGGCGCTGGAGGCGGCGCCGGACGAACTCACCTGCTGGGTCGTCCTGCGTCAGGCACCACCGTTGACGTTCATTCCTGAGGAGTGGCACGGCAAGGAAGTCGTGGTGCTCGCCATCTGCTATTGCGGTGACATCGCGGCGGGCGAGAAAGCAACGGCCGCCCTGCGCGCGATCGGCAATCCGATCGTGGACGTGGTCTCGCCCCATCCCTTCCTCGCCTGGGAGCAGGCTTTCGATCCGCTGCTGACGCCGGGGGCCCGCAACTACTGGAAGAGCCATGATCTCCTCGAGCTTTCCGACGCAGCGATCGATGTTCTGATCGAGGCGATCCGGAAGCTGCCGGGGCCGGAATGCGAGGTTTTCATCGGCCATGTGGGCGGCCTGGCTGGCCGGATCGCGGCGGAGGAGACGGCATTTCCGCAGCGCCATTCGCATTTCGTCATGAATGTGCATGCCCGTTGGCGCGAACCGGCCATGGACGAGACCTGTATCGGGTGGGCGCGCCAGGTTTACGAGGCGATGAGGCCGCATGCCGCCGGCACCGTCTATGTCAATTTCATGCCGGCCGATGAGGTCAACCGGGTGGAGGCGGCCTATGGCGGCAATTATCACCGGCTCGTCGAGGTCAAGCGCCGCTACGATCCTGGCAATCTGTTCCGCATGAACCAGAATGTGCAGCCGGTAGACGCCCGCGGAGCGGCATGA
- a CDS encoding ABC transporter ATP-binding protein, with amino-acid sequence MTAAVSVENLSVLFDGFKAVDDVGVEIAAGESFGLVGESGSGKSTLLRAIAGLAPTSAGIIRVQGRALEGARDKTFYRAVQMVFQDPYGSLHPRQTIDRQLAEPLAVHGFGDSERRILTALDEVGLGSGFRFRYPHQLSGGQRQRVAIARALILEPSILLLDEPTSALDASVQAEVLNLLEEVRQRRKLTFLLVSHDLGVVTHMCDRLAVMQGGRVVERLTSADLVAGRIAENYTLNLMVASKGFRREAAPAPG; translated from the coding sequence ATGACCGCGGCCGTATCGGTTGAAAATCTCAGCGTCCTCTTCGACGGCTTCAAGGCGGTGGACGACGTCGGCGTCGAGATCGCGGCGGGAGAATCCTTCGGCCTCGTCGGCGAGTCCGGCTCGGGAAAATCGACGCTCCTGCGCGCGATCGCCGGGCTTGCGCCGACAAGCGCAGGCATCATTCGGGTCCAGGGGCGGGCGCTTGAAGGCGCGCGCGACAAGACCTTTTACCGCGCGGTGCAGATGGTGTTCCAGGATCCTTACGGATCGCTGCATCCACGCCAGACGATCGACCGGCAGTTGGCGGAGCCGCTCGCGGTCCACGGGTTCGGCGATAGTGAGCGGCGCATCCTGACGGCGCTCGACGAGGTGGGCCTCGGCTCCGGCTTCCGCTTCCGCTATCCGCATCAGCTTTCCGGCGGCCAGAGGCAGCGCGTGGCGATCGCGCGGGCCCTGATCCTCGAGCCTTCGATCCTGCTCCTCGACGAACCGACATCGGCGCTCGATGCCTCCGTTCAGGCGGAGGTGCTGAACCTACTCGAAGAGGTGCGCCAGCGGCGCAAGCTGACATTTCTCCTGGTCAGCCACGATCTCGGCGTCGTCACCCATATGTGCGATCGCCTGGCGGTGATGCAGGGCGGGCGCGTCGTCGAGCGGCTCACCTCGGCCGATCTCGTAGCCGGCCGCATTGCCGAGAATTACACGCTGAACCTGATGGTGGCGAGCAAGGGCTTCCGCCGAGAGGCCGCGCCGGCGCCGGGTTGA